One Hippoglossus hippoglossus isolate fHipHip1 chromosome 13, fHipHip1.pri, whole genome shotgun sequence genomic window carries:
- the msantd4 gene encoding myb/SANT-like DNA-binding domain-containing protein 4, whose product MASMQVEYTFGHNLEAQIAYAVSSHLLSVLLPTFPGVSFPFPAAKLDFLQVKHLKRKRKSNYSVRETQTLIREIHKRRDVLFSRQQNTAINELKRQAWEEVARGVNSLGEGELRTAAEVKRRYLDCRALMKRKQLQAELCLSSSSSSSLALKTEYDQSSPEHEAASLGSGCDQLLDLSGFPKDCHCDWPELVGLSEPSGQAMMAPPDMKMEDDVSEYRLDGDGDVGDGEGELDEDDIPSLLSDIESRGEGHVGDAYSHNVLGTLSSSKAPTSTTNRDLPLAAAFMGMPPHALGGLTSHENMGAGFLAAVEKQRLELEKQRLAVETERLGVEKERLVVEKERLRQTDVDRERVQLERERLQVERERLRLLILSKSEPANSSFNLPPQQGPPSSSTPSLSCAHEGQREREREGKGWRTVVDLDMERLKLEKERLHLEKERLQFFKFEAGRLQIERERLQVEKERMQLHKDHQSH is encoded by the exons ATGGCTTCAATGCAGGTG GAATATACATTTGGACACAACCTAGAAGCCCAGATTGCATATGCAG TTAGCTCTCATCTTCTCTCCGTTCTCCTCCCTACATTTCCGGGGGTGTCTTTCCCCTTCCCTGCTGCCAAGCTGGATTTCCTGCAGGTGAAACatctgaagaggaagaggaagagcaacTACAGTGTGAGAGAAACGCAGACTCTCATCAGGGAGATCCACAAGAGGAGGGATGTGCTGTTCTCCAGACAGCAG AACACAGCCATTAATGAGCTGAAGAGACAGGCATGGGAGGAAGTGGCTCGAGGAGTCAATTCACTAGGGGAGGGTGAGCTACGAACTGCTGCTGag GTGAAGCGACGTTACCTGGATTGCCGCGCCCTGATGAAGCGGAAGCAGCTTCAGGCAGagctctgtctctcctcctcctcatcctcgtctcTGGCCCTGAAGACAGAGTACGATCAGTCCTCCCCCGAGCACGAGGCAGCCTCTCTGGGGTCGGGGTGCGACCAGCTGCTGGACCTTTCTGGCTTTCCAAAGGACTGTCACTGCGACTGGCCGGAGCTGGTGGGTCTCAGCGAGCCGAGCGGTCAGGCCATGATGGCACCGCCGGACATGAAGATGGAGGACGATGTCAGTGAATACAGA CTGGATGGCGATGGTGATGTgggagatggagaaggagaattAGATGAAGATGAcattccctccctcctcagcgACATTGAGTCACGTGGCGAGGGGCATGTCGGCGATGCCTATTCCCACAACGTCTTAGGCACACTCAGCTCCTCCAAGGCCCCGACCTCCACCACCAACAGAGACCTGCCCCTGGCTGCCGCCTTCATGGGGATGCCACCTCATGCACTGGGAGGTCTCACCAGTCATGAAAACATGGGTGCAGGGTTCCTGGCTGCTGTTGAGAAGCAGCGACTGGAGCTGGAGAAACAACGACTGGCCGTGGAAACCGAACGCCTGGGTGTGGAGAAAGAGCGGCTGGTGGTGGAGAAGGAGCGGCTTCGTCAGACAGATGTGGATCGGGAACGAgtgcagctggagagagagaggttgcaGGTGGAGAGGGAGCGGCTGAGGCTTTTGATCCTCAGCAAGTCAGAGCCCGCCAACTCCTCTTTTAACCTCCCGCCACAGCAAGGCCCGCCCTCGTCCTCCACACCTTCCTTATCCTGCGCTCatgaaggacagagggagagagagcgggagggCAAAGGGTGGAGGACAGTGGTGGATCTGGACATGGAGAGGCTCAAACTGGAGAAGGAGAGACTGCacctggagaaagagagactgcAGTTCTTCAAATTCGAGGCGGGCAGACTGCAGATAGAGAGAGAACGCCtccaggtggagaaagagagaatgcaGCTGCACAAAGATCATCAGAGCCACTGA